Proteins co-encoded in one Sus scrofa isolate TJ Tabasco breed Duroc chromosome 14, Sscrofa11.1, whole genome shotgun sequence genomic window:
- the MRPL40 gene encoding 39S ribosomal protein L40, mitochondrial isoform 1 (isoform 1 is encoded by transcript variant 1) — MAAAALGAASRTLRPASRLVGAWPTQTRDAHERGSLFSFWGLVPMRAEPLRKKKKVDPKKDQAAKDRLKKRIRRLEKASQELIPIEDFITPVKFLNKERQRPPVELPFEESERRALLLKRWSLYKQREHEMERSAIRSLLEAQEEALQELRLSSPELHAEATKRDPSLFPFERQGPDYTPPISDYQPPEGRYQDITKVYTQVEFKK; from the exons ATGGCGGCCGCCGCGCTGGGGGCGGCCTCACGCACTCTGCGCCCGGCGAGCCG GCTTGTGGGAGCGTGGCCGACGCAGACCAGAGACGCGCACGAGCGAGGCTCGCTATTCTCCTTTTGGGGTCTCGTGCCCATGAG AGCAGAACCTCTtcgaaagaagaagaaagtagatCCTAAGAAAGACCAAGCAGCAAAGGACCGCTTGAAAAAGAGGATCAGACGACTGGAGAAGGCAAGCCAGGAGCTCATTCCCATTGAGGATTTTATCACGCCAGTCAAGTTCTTGAATAAAGAGAG ACAGCGGCCTCCTGTGGAGCTGCCCTTTGAGGAGAGCGAGCGGAGAGCCCTGCTTCTGAAGCGGTGGTCATTGTACAAGCAGCGAGAGCATGAGATGGAGAGGAGTGCCATCAGGTCCCTGCTTGAGGCCCAGGAGGAAGCTCTGCAGGAGCTGAGGCTCTCATCCCCAGAACTCCATGCGGAGGCCACCAAGAGGGACCCCAGCCTGTTCCCCTTTGAAAGGCAAGGGCCAGATTACACACCACCGATCTCTGACTACCAGCCCCCGGAAGGCAGGTACCAGGACATCACCAAGGTGTACACACAGGTGGAGTTCAAGAAATAG
- the MRPL40 gene encoding 39S ribosomal protein L40, mitochondrial isoform 2 (isoform 2 is encoded by transcript variant 2) has translation MRAEPLRKKKKVDPKKDQAAKDRLKKRIRRLEKASQELIPIEDFITPVKFLNKERQRPPVELPFEESERRALLLKRWSLYKQREHEMERSAIRSLLEAQEEALQELRLSSPELHAEATKRDPSLFPFERQGPDYTPPISDYQPPEGRYQDITKVYTQVEFKK, from the exons ATGAG AGCAGAACCTCTtcgaaagaagaagaaagtagatCCTAAGAAAGACCAAGCAGCAAAGGACCGCTTGAAAAAGAGGATCAGACGACTGGAGAAGGCAAGCCAGGAGCTCATTCCCATTGAGGATTTTATCACGCCAGTCAAGTTCTTGAATAAAGAGAG ACAGCGGCCTCCTGTGGAGCTGCCCTTTGAGGAGAGCGAGCGGAGAGCCCTGCTTCTGAAGCGGTGGTCATTGTACAAGCAGCGAGAGCATGAGATGGAGAGGAGTGCCATCAGGTCCCTGCTTGAGGCCCAGGAGGAAGCTCTGCAGGAGCTGAGGCTCTCATCCCCAGAACTCCATGCGGAGGCCACCAAGAGGGACCCCAGCCTGTTCCCCTTTGAAAGGCAAGGGCCAGATTACACACCACCGATCTCTGACTACCAGCCCCCGGAAGGCAGGTACCAGGACATCACCAAGGTGTACACACAGGTGGAGTTCAAGAAATAG
- the C14H22orf39 gene encoding UPF0545 protein C22orf39 homolog: protein MAEGGGWQPPRPCEAYRAEWELCRSAGHFLHHYYVHGERPACGQWGRDLASCREWEERRSAEAQRSLCESERARVRAAQKHPVVWTPRRSPPTDWHLPLPQDKDG, encoded by the exons ATGGCGGAAGGCGGAGGCTGGCAG CCACCACGCCCGTGTGAGGCCTACCGAGCGGAGTGGGAGCTGTGCCGCAGCGCCGGGCACTTCCTGCACCATTACTACGTCCACGGGGAGAGGCCGGCCTGCGGGCAGTGGGGACGCGACCTGGCCAGCTGCCGCGAGTGGGAGGAGCGCCGCAGCGCCGAGGCCCAG CGGTCCCTCTGTGAAAGTGAGCGGGCGAGAGTCCGGGCTGCGCAAAAGCACCCCGTAGTGTGGACCCCCAGGCGGAGTCCCCCCACAGACTGGcacctccctctgcctcaggACAAGGATGGGTGA
- the UFD1 gene encoding ubiquitin fusion degradation protein 1 homolog isoform X1, producing MFSFNMFDHPIPRVFQNRFSTQYRCFSVSMLAGPNDRSDVEKGGKIIMPPSALDQLSRLNITYPMLFKLTNKNSDRMTHCGVLEFVADEGICYLPHWMMQNLLLEEGGLVQVESVNLQVATYSKFQPQSPDFLDITNPKAVLENALRNFACLTTGDVIAINYNEKIYELRVMETKPDKAVSIIECDMNVDFDAPLGYKEPERQIQHEESAEGEADHGGYAGELGFRAFSGSGNRLDGKKKGVEPSPSPIKPGDIKRGIPNYEFKLGKITFIRNSRPLVKKVEEDEAGGRFVAFSGEGQSLRKKGRKP from the exons ATG tTCTCCTTCAACATGTTTGACCACCCAATTCCCCGGGTCTTCCAGAACCGCTTCTCCACGCAGTACCGCTGCTTCTCTGTGTCCATGCTCGCCGGGCCTAATGACAGGTCAGATgtggagaaaggagggaaga TAATTATGCCGCCTTCAGCCCTCGACCAACTCA GCCGACTTAACATCACCTACCCCATGCTGTTCAAGCTGACCAACAAGAACTCGGACCGCATGACGCACTGTGGGGTGCTGGAGTTTGTGGCTGACGAGGGCATCTGCTACCTTCCTCACTGG ATGATGCAGAACCTGCTGCTGGAGGAGGGGGGCCTGGTTCAGGTGGAGAGCGTCAACCTGCAGGTGGCCACATACTCCAAGTTCCAGCCCCAGAGCCCGGATTTCCTGGACATCACCAACCCCAAGGCTGT ATTAGAAAACGCACTGAGAAACTTTGCCTGTCTGACCACCGGGGATGTGATTGCCATCAACTACAACGAGAAG ATCTACGAGCTTCGGGTGATGGAGACCAAGCCTGACAAGGCTGTGTCCATCATTGAATGCGACATGAAT GTGGACTTTGATGCTCCACTTGGCTACAAAGAGCCTGAGAGACAGATCCAGCACGAGGAGTCAGCC GAGGGCGAGGCTGACCATGGAGGCTACGCTGGGGAGCTGGGCTTCCGG GCCTTCTCAGGCTCTGGGAACAGACTGGACGGGAAGAAGAAAGGTGTAGAGCCTAGCCCCTCCCCCATCAAGCCTGGAGACATCAAAAG AGGAATTCCCAATTATGAATTTAAACTCGGTAAGATCACGTTCATCAGAAATTCACGTCCACTGGTCAAAAAGGTTGAAGAG GATGAAGCTGGAGGCAGATTCGTCGCCTTCTCTGGAGAAGGGCAGTCATTGcgtaaaaagggaagaaagccaTAG
- the UFD1 gene encoding ubiquitin fusion degradation protein 1 homolog isoform X2 — translation MTVIMPPSALDQLSRLNITYPMLFKLTNKNSDRMTHCGVLEFVADEGICYLPHWMMQNLLLEEGGLVQVESVNLQVATYSKFQPQSPDFLDITNPKAVLENALRNFACLTTGDVIAINYNEKIYELRVMETKPDKAVSIIECDMNVDFDAPLGYKEPERQIQHEESAEGEADHGGYAGELGFRAFSGSGNRLDGKKKGVEPSPSPIKPGDIKRGIPNYEFKLGKITFIRNSRPLVKKVEEDEAGGRFVAFSGEGQSLRKKGRKP, via the exons ATGACAG TAATTATGCCGCCTTCAGCCCTCGACCAACTCA GCCGACTTAACATCACCTACCCCATGCTGTTCAAGCTGACCAACAAGAACTCGGACCGCATGACGCACTGTGGGGTGCTGGAGTTTGTGGCTGACGAGGGCATCTGCTACCTTCCTCACTGG ATGATGCAGAACCTGCTGCTGGAGGAGGGGGGCCTGGTTCAGGTGGAGAGCGTCAACCTGCAGGTGGCCACATACTCCAAGTTCCAGCCCCAGAGCCCGGATTTCCTGGACATCACCAACCCCAAGGCTGT ATTAGAAAACGCACTGAGAAACTTTGCCTGTCTGACCACCGGGGATGTGATTGCCATCAACTACAACGAGAAG ATCTACGAGCTTCGGGTGATGGAGACCAAGCCTGACAAGGCTGTGTCCATCATTGAATGCGACATGAAT GTGGACTTTGATGCTCCACTTGGCTACAAAGAGCCTGAGAGACAGATCCAGCACGAGGAGTCAGCC GAGGGCGAGGCTGACCATGGAGGCTACGCTGGGGAGCTGGGCTTCCGG GCCTTCTCAGGCTCTGGGAACAGACTGGACGGGAAGAAGAAAGGTGTAGAGCCTAGCCCCTCCCCCATCAAGCCTGGAGACATCAAAAG AGGAATTCCCAATTATGAATTTAAACTCGGTAAGATCACGTTCATCAGAAATTCACGTCCACTGGTCAAAAAGGTTGAAGAG GATGAAGCTGGAGGCAGATTCGTCGCCTTCTCTGGAGAAGGGCAGTCATTGcgtaaaaagggaagaaagccaTAG